In one window of Prevotella sp. E13-17 DNA:
- a CDS encoding RagB/SusD family nutrient uptake outer membrane protein — protein MKIKNILSLAAVVVALASCGDKMDYKEYSVYDEDYVKKTFGRAAGLVTSAYNDLDTDFGNYSGAMLASATDEAVYSHAGNAIEKFYNGGWSASDNNDGSTWTKCWRGISYANLYLDKFKDEEFEEYLTDVDYKQELAQYKNLQYEARFLRAYYYFTLVRMFGGVPLITTVMDANEANVQPRKSSDEIFDYIISECDDIKDLIVKDYSNLGNMQLKNKNETGRVNNLAVLALKARAALYYASPLFNPSNDKERWHQAALANKEVIDECKSRGMKLTADYASLFQKDNWTNTEECIFVRRVVSSTNSFEKYNFPIGLENAGGGNCPTQNLFEAYEDGDIRKEATIAKNGDQWPNATLETFIGGANGQPIAYATPTGYYLKKYVNKSLTIGASGATTERHHWVTFRLAEFYLNYAEAMLNYTDDAYTTATGLSMTAAQAINVVRTRAKIGNIADGLSKEQFAEKLENERFVELAFEGHRFFDLRRWKKAGDIKYRTIKSVRITKTGEDTFDEQVITDSNSRKYWDDKMYFFPIAQSEILKSGGALKQNPGW, from the coding sequence ATGAAAATCAAGAATATTCTGAGCCTCGCCGCAGTAGTTGTCGCACTCGCTTCATGTGGCGACAAGATGGACTACAAGGAGTATAGCGTTTATGATGAGGACTACGTAAAGAAGACGTTCGGCCGCGCTGCTGGTCTTGTGACGTCGGCCTACAACGATCTGGACACAGACTTTGGCAACTATAGTGGCGCGATGCTGGCTTCTGCTACCGACGAGGCCGTGTATAGCCATGCCGGCAACGCCATCGAGAAGTTCTACAATGGTGGTTGGAGTGCATCAGACAATAATGATGGTTCAACATGGACCAAATGCTGGCGTGGTATCAGCTATGCCAACCTGTATTTGGACAAGTTTAAGGACGAGGAGTTTGAGGAATATCTGACCGACGTTGACTACAAACAGGAGTTGGCACAATACAAGAACCTTCAGTACGAGGCCCGTTTCCTGCGTGCTTACTACTACTTCACTTTGGTACGCATGTTTGGTGGTGTGCCCCTGATTACCACCGTCATGGATGCTAACGAGGCAAACGTGCAGCCACGTAAGTCTTCCGATGAGATTTTCGATTACATCATCAGCGAATGCGACGATATCAAAGACCTCATTGTGAAGGACTATTCAAACCTTGGCAACATGCAGCTAAAAAACAAGAATGAGACAGGCCGAGTTAATAACCTCGCCGTTCTTGCTCTGAAAGCTCGTGCCGCCCTCTACTACGCAAGCCCTTTGTTCAATCCCAGCAACGACAAAGAGCGCTGGCATCAGGCTGCCCTTGCCAACAAAGAAGTCATTGATGAGTGTAAGAGTCGTGGCATGAAACTCACCGCAGACTATGCAAGTCTGTTCCAGAAGGACAACTGGACCAACACCGAAGAGTGCATCTTTGTGCGTCGTGTGGTTTCATCTACCAATAGTTTTGAGAAGTACAACTTCCCCATTGGATTGGAGAATGCTGGAGGTGGCAACTGTCCTACCCAGAACCTTTTTGAAGCCTACGAGGATGGTGACATCCGTAAAGAAGCAACCATTGCCAAGAATGGCGATCAGTGGCCCAATGCCACATTGGAAACCTTCATTGGTGGTGCCAACGGACAGCCCATTGCCTATGCAACGCCAACTGGCTACTATCTGAAGAAGTATGTCAACAAGAGTTTGACCATTGGCGCCAGCGGTGCTACCACCGAGCGTCATCACTGGGTGACCTTCCGTTTGGCAGAGTTCTACCTGAACTATGCTGAGGCAATGCTTAACTACACAGATGATGCCTACACAACTGCAACGGGTCTTTCGATGACTGCTGCACAAGCCATCAACGTTGTACGTACCCGTGCAAAGATAGGTAATATTGCTGATGGGTTGAGTAAAGAACAGTTTGCCGAGAAACTCGAGAACGAACGTTTTGTAGAACTTGCTTTCGAGGGACATCGTTTCTTCGACCTGCGTCGTTGGAAAAAGGCTGGCGACATCAAGTATCGTACTATCAAGAGTGTGCGCATCACCAAGACTGGAGAGGACACATTTGACGAACAAGTAATCACCGACAGCAACTCTCGTAAGTACTGGGACGACAAGATGTACTTCTTCCCCATCGCCCAGAGCGAGATATTGAAGTCAGGTGGCGCACTGAAACAAAACCCAGGATGGTAA
- a CDS encoding autotransporter-associated beta strand repeat-containing protein has translation MKKRLYFLSALLLTTAINGFAQRRTDALDRGLTAVKTADGVFCSWRILGEEYYDVKYNLYRDGTKVASNLEVSNFIDAAGTTGSKYTVKAVVRGTEETTGSKAADVWANKYLEITPTHDGLKSVYVPNDACCADVDGDGQVEMLMKFDNQSEISQSYPKNGPKIDGVDTKEYSLFECLKMDGTRLWYINCGPNMGDFQNNEQNIAAYDWDGDGKAEVIMRAADGTTIYDAFGKSHVIGDATKNYRGTTGGGTNWFMHDGAEYLVYLNGETGVPYQIMEYPLKRLEDGETDLEKAWGDGYGHRSSKHFFGAPYLDGRKPSIFLARGIYTRHKMIALDVDPATHALTERWRWYCDDSSSPWYGNGYHNYAVADVDWDGRDEICFGSMVIDDNGMGLSTTGLGHGDAQHHSDFNPYKHGHEIFACLEDNPGNNYRDATTAKIYHRFVSSRDDGRCIAGNFSNDYPGAMGFSGYDNPISCVTADYVSGMTKGGIPDNFRIYWDGDLCDEGLNYSNGKNTAIAIYKYNKGSLETLAGSLTNNDTKGTPCYQGDLFGDWREEVIARTADNKIRIYTTTIPTEWRNYTLWHDMQYRNAMVWQMNGYNQPPHVSYFLGELEGITAAPPALTNTNRTEIQNGGSIGTAQNDQQVMMAETNDMTVSVANGATPYIFFDNAPSWVQGHNNNNNITRTYYTHTLTGGAFTGGMRLVKQGDGTLVLPNVTETYTGNTDVWAGTLQFDGTMQSSPVWLNRHTNLISNGGTFNGGIKADYNATIYPGGKNATGTLTTTNLVLGFGSRIVFDANADNTDKINATKLSIEKKDWKYGPEYSTPVFEIVDNGLVPGNYTLATVSELEGNINDIKVEGIKGKKFTLTYEEGNIVLTIIKLRDATSIVWNGGTDGVWDFAGSENFAINGANSSFVTGDDVTFNDQANVTTVNVTEEVYPGSVEFNNSKDFTLSGDGNIVGSTMLTKKGDGSLTINNTNKFTGGTKIESGKVIVSALADVEGSDYGALGGNNEKIILDGGTLVVPSGGRTSQTIALSKKGGTLETKGAFTLSGTTTRYGTNAGAFLHKTGNGTLTLSTSNSFDTLYVDAGTVNIRETNASIMSAPTTIVFNGTNTTVADENNSYSYSKNTTNYEVTEGATGKLYLDGRCDYSGTLKGKGSLTVYATYVRNILKGNWSNFEGTLIANHSGSSYEFTWNNSYGLPKATLNIDGATTFTNKLSTLTLGALDGSGTMAMTGNLTVGNANRDMNFSGKFSGSVNVFKVGTGAWTIKTAINANEFTLSDGSIVLNNAKATTSLFGSATATVQKTASLKGVGTVGNVRVIEGGTLEPGDVTKTRHYGCINSTGFIYLYPTSKLNLNIYKMLTNDNGRSFITVKGKLEIKGDINIGMGDEYEPAAGDEFIMWTCGSLDAEPTAINLPTLPEGLAWDTTDLLKTTGKLRVISTSTGINDVRDNSNKTTVYTLSGRAISTPSKKGIYIINGRKTVIK, from the coding sequence ATGAAGAAAAGACTTTATTTCCTATCAGCACTGTTGCTAACAACGGCCATCAATGGCTTTGCACAGCGACGCACCGACGCACTCGACCGCGGTCTGACGGCTGTCAAGACGGCTGACGGTGTGTTCTGCTCCTGGCGTATTCTGGGCGAGGAGTACTACGACGTGAAGTACAACCTCTATCGCGACGGCACAAAGGTGGCCTCGAATCTGGAGGTATCTAATTTCATTGATGCTGCCGGCACGACTGGCAGCAAATACACCGTGAAGGCTGTGGTGCGTGGCACTGAGGAAACTACTGGCAGCAAGGCCGCCGATGTGTGGGCCAACAAGTATCTGGAGATCACGCCCACGCATGACGGACTGAAGTCGGTCTATGTGCCCAACGATGCCTGCTGTGCCGACGTCGATGGCGACGGACAGGTGGAGATGCTGATGAAATTCGACAACCAGAGCGAGATTTCGCAGTCGTACCCCAAGAACGGTCCAAAGATTGACGGTGTGGACACCAAGGAGTATAGTCTCTTTGAGTGTCTGAAAATGGACGGCACCCGTCTGTGGTACATCAACTGTGGTCCTAACATGGGCGACTTCCAGAACAACGAGCAGAACATTGCTGCCTACGACTGGGACGGCGACGGCAAGGCAGAGGTCATCATGCGCGCTGCTGATGGCACAACCATCTACGATGCTTTCGGCAAATCTCACGTCATTGGCGACGCAACCAAGAACTACCGTGGAACCACTGGCGGCGGCACCAACTGGTTTATGCACGACGGTGCCGAGTATCTGGTCTATCTGAACGGTGAGACCGGTGTGCCCTATCAAATCATGGAATACCCCCTGAAGCGACTGGAGGATGGCGAGACCGACCTGGAGAAGGCGTGGGGCGACGGCTACGGTCACCGCTCGTCAAAGCACTTCTTCGGTGCGCCCTATCTGGATGGCCGCAAGCCCAGCATCTTCTTGGCACGTGGTATCTACACCCGTCATAAGATGATTGCACTGGATGTCGATCCTGCCACCCACGCACTCACTGAGCGCTGGCGCTGGTACTGCGACGACAGCAGTTCGCCTTGGTATGGCAATGGCTATCACAACTATGCTGTTGCCGATGTCGATTGGGACGGACGCGACGAGATTTGCTTCGGTTCGATGGTCATCGACGACAACGGAATGGGTCTTTCAACAACGGGACTGGGCCATGGCGACGCACAGCACCACAGCGACTTCAATCCCTATAAGCATGGTCATGAGATCTTTGCCTGCTTGGAAGACAACCCTGGCAACAACTACCGCGATGCCACCACGGCGAAGATCTACCACCGCTTTGTCAGCAGCAGGGACGACGGTCGTTGCATAGCAGGCAACTTCTCTAACGACTATCCTGGCGCCATGGGCTTCTCGGGCTACGACAACCCCATCAGCTGTGTCACCGCCGACTATGTCAGCGGCATGACCAAAGGAGGCATCCCCGACAACTTCCGCATCTACTGGGACGGTGACCTCTGCGACGAGGGACTGAACTACTCGAACGGCAAGAACACTGCCATCGCTATCTATAAGTACAACAAGGGCTCACTGGAGACGCTGGCTGGCTCGCTGACCAACAACGACACCAAGGGCACACCTTGCTATCAGGGTGACCTCTTTGGCGACTGGCGCGAGGAGGTGATTGCCCGCACGGCCGACAATAAGATCCGTATCTACACCACCACCATCCCCACCGAGTGGCGCAACTACACGCTGTGGCACGACATGCAGTACCGCAACGCCATGGTATGGCAGATGAACGGCTACAACCAGCCGCCTCATGTCAGCTACTTCCTGGGCGAGCTGGAAGGCATCACTGCTGCCCCACCCGCTCTGACCAACACCAACCGCACCGAAATACAGAATGGCGGTAGCATCGGTACGGCTCAGAACGACCAGCAGGTGATGATGGCCGAAACCAACGACATGACCGTCAGCGTGGCCAATGGTGCTACGCCCTATATCTTCTTTGACAATGCGCCAAGCTGGGTTCAGGGCCACAACAACAATAACAACATCACCAGAACCTACTATACCCACACGCTGACCGGCGGTGCCTTCACTGGCGGCATGCGCCTGGTGAAGCAGGGCGACGGCACACTGGTGCTGCCCAACGTCACCGAGACATACACCGGCAACACCGACGTATGGGCCGGCACACTGCAGTTTGACGGTACCATGCAGTCGAGCCCCGTATGGCTGAACCGCCACACCAACCTGATCTCTAACGGTGGCACCTTCAACGGCGGCATCAAGGCCGACTATAATGCCACCATCTATCCTGGCGGCAAGAATGCCACGGGCACTTTGACAACGACGAACTTGGTGCTGGGCTTCGGTTCACGCATTGTCTTCGACGCTAATGCTGACAATACCGACAAGATTAACGCTACGAAGTTGAGCATTGAGAAGAAAGACTGGAAGTATGGTCCTGAATATTCGACACCCGTCTTTGAGATTGTTGACAACGGCCTTGTTCCCGGCAATTATACGCTGGCCACAGTCAGCGAACTGGAGGGCAATATCAACGACATCAAAGTAGAGGGCATAAAGGGTAAGAAATTTACGCTGACATACGAGGAAGGCAACATTGTGCTTACCATTATCAAACTGCGCGATGCAACAAGCATCGTATGGAATGGTGGCACAGATGGCGTATGGGACTTCGCAGGAAGCGAGAACTTCGCTATAAATGGCGCCAACAGTTCTTTCGTCACTGGCGACGACGTCACCTTCAACGATCAGGCAAATGTAACGACCGTCAACGTCACAGAAGAAGTATATCCTGGCAGTGTAGAATTCAACAATAGCAAGGACTTCACGCTGTCTGGCGATGGCAACATCGTTGGTTCAACAATGCTGACTAAGAAAGGCGATGGCAGCCTGACCATCAACAACACAAATAAGTTTACGGGTGGCACCAAGATCGAAAGCGGAAAAGTGATTGTTTCTGCACTGGCCGATGTAGAGGGTAGTGACTATGGTGCCTTAGGCGGTAACAACGAAAAAATTATTCTCGACGGAGGCACTCTGGTTGTGCCTTCTGGAGGCAGAACAAGTCAAACAATAGCACTAAGCAAGAAAGGTGGCACACTCGAAACAAAAGGTGCGTTCACTCTCTCTGGTACTACCACGCGCTATGGCACTAATGCAGGTGCATTCCTGCACAAGACGGGCAATGGCACACTGACGTTGAGTACCTCAAATAGTTTTGACACACTGTATGTGGATGCTGGCACAGTGAACATCCGTGAGACCAATGCAAGCATTATGTCTGCTCCCACAACGATCGTGTTTAATGGTACGAACACCACCGTTGCCGACGAGAACAACTCTTACTCCTACTCTAAGAATACCACGAACTATGAAGTGACAGAAGGCGCCACAGGCAAGCTCTACCTGGATGGACGCTGTGACTATAGCGGAACTCTGAAGGGCAAGGGCTCTCTGACGGTTTACGCCACCTATGTCAGAAATATCCTGAAAGGCAATTGGAGCAATTTCGAAGGTACGCTGATTGCAAATCATAGCGGTAGCAGCTATGAATTTACTTGGAACAACAGCTATGGACTGCCAAAGGCCACACTTAATATTGATGGTGCGACCACGTTTACCAACAAGCTGTCAACATTGACCCTTGGCGCTCTCGATGGCAGCGGCACAATGGCTATGACCGGTAATCTGACGGTTGGAAATGCCAACAGAGATATGAACTTCAGTGGAAAATTCAGTGGTTCGGTCAATGTATTTAAAGTAGGAACAGGTGCTTGGACTATCAAGACGGCTATCAATGCCAATGAGTTCACGCTCTCTGACGGTAGCATCGTACTGAACAATGCAAAGGCTACCACGTCGCTCTTTGGCTCTGCAACAGCAACCGTACAGAAAACTGCAAGTTTGAAGGGCGTAGGAACCGTAGGCAACGTCAGAGTGATTGAAGGTGGAACACTTGAGCCTGGCGATGTCACCAAGACGCGTCATTATGGTTGCATCAACTCTACTGGATTCATATACCTCTACCCCACGTCTAAACTTAATCTGAACATCTATAAGATGCTTACCAACGACAACGGTCGTTCGTTTATTACAGTGAAAGGCAAACTGGAGATTAAAGGCGATATCAATATTGGCATGGGTGACGAATATGAGCCCGCGGCTGGCGATGAATTCATCATGTGGACCTGTGGTTCACTGGATGCTGAGCCTACTGCTATCAATCTGCCCACACTTCCTGAGGGATTGGCATGGGACACCACAGACTTGCTGAAGACTACTGGTAAGCTGCGCGTCATCTCTACTTCTACAGGTATCAATGATGTACGTGACAATAGCAACAAAACTACGGTCTATACACTTTCTGGACGAGCAATCAGCACTCCCAGCAAGAAAGGCATCTATATCATTAACGGCAGAAAAACGGTCATCAAATAA
- a CDS encoding SusC/RagA family TonB-linked outer membrane protein, with protein sequence MNRKNIFVLSLLAGLSLPAAAQKDSIAQKGNTFVQQSIDVGAEKTFSREQSTSSASVITRDNVDKRSAKNIGNSILGQGNGLVSLDGTGSYFAKNPTFYVRGLQSLSTSTPLILVDGVEREISVVTPEDVENVTILKDAAATALYGYKGINGAILITTKRGKYNSNEMSVHYDHLINYQTDRPKFIDGPTYAAAMNEALFNEGKGEYARYSQEAMAAFQNGQYPYQYPNVNWVDETFRHHGVTNKVGIDFTGGGERFRYYTALNLLSDKGFIKTPDATSGYSTQDKYVRGNLRINLDIDLTPTTMLKANISGLLSENSQPGNEATPWSNIYNLPSAAFPIKSETGDWGGNSTWAGTLNPVALTTDAAYFKIHERGLFADITLTQDLSSWVKGLGFFLKLGYDTYSTLYENHSKGYVYGSYPVTGWNAGEPVLGDYFTGGERTEMAQVAATRAFARRLTAAGGVNFDRTFDDHYVYSQLKWDYDYQHLNGNNNIIYRQNYSWWSHYAYKQKYIAELALSYSGSSRLAPNTKWAFAPTLSAAWVISKENFMKDIKWIDFLKLRASIGKLNADYLPGDNIWTYYTQSYSISGASAYYFVDATAAQDLYGTTTLGTMATVNPSHEKATKFNVGFDATLFKGLNVEFDYFFNHRYDIWCSGAGAYTALIGFGTPYVNQGVVNQHGFDASIDYTHQFGDVTLNIGGNMTLAKSKIKDMAEELRAYDNLVQTGNPLNSIYGLVSEGIFTSQEEIDAAPRQTFTTVRPGDIRYKDVNGDNVIDANDKVRMGYSVTAPELYYSFHLGAEYKNFGLDMMFQGVGRFSAMLNTTGYYWGLVGNSSLAQQVYDNRWSQENNNANAKYPRLSSESNANNYQTSDFWLRDRSYLKLRNIEFYYNVPKQLLAKTKYINGAKVYLRGVDLFTFDHLDEVDAAAYSATTPLTRSVAFGVSVTL encoded by the coding sequence GTGGATAAGCGTTCCGCCAAGAATATCGGCAACTCTATCCTGGGCCAAGGCAATGGTCTGGTTTCGCTCGATGGCACAGGCTCTTACTTTGCCAAGAATCCTACGTTCTATGTTCGTGGCCTACAGAGTCTCAGCACCAGCACGCCACTGATTCTGGTCGATGGTGTTGAGCGCGAGATTTCGGTTGTAACCCCCGAAGATGTTGAGAATGTTACCATCCTGAAGGATGCTGCAGCCACTGCGCTCTATGGTTATAAAGGTATCAACGGTGCTATTCTCATCACCACCAAGCGTGGTAAATACAACTCCAATGAGATGTCTGTACACTACGACCACCTGATTAACTATCAGACCGACCGTCCTAAGTTCATTGATGGTCCTACCTATGCAGCAGCCATGAACGAGGCTCTGTTCAACGAGGGCAAAGGCGAATATGCACGCTATAGCCAGGAGGCTATGGCAGCGTTCCAAAATGGACAATATCCTTACCAATACCCCAACGTGAATTGGGTAGATGAGACCTTCCGTCATCATGGCGTCACCAACAAAGTGGGCATTGACTTTACAGGTGGTGGCGAGCGTTTCCGCTACTACACCGCCTTGAACCTGCTTTCTGATAAAGGTTTCATCAAGACACCTGATGCTACCAGCGGTTATTCTACTCAGGATAAGTACGTACGCGGTAACCTGCGCATCAATTTGGATATCGACCTGACACCAACCACAATGTTGAAAGCCAATATCTCTGGTTTGCTCAGCGAGAATTCACAGCCTGGCAATGAAGCAACACCTTGGAGCAACATCTACAATTTGCCATCTGCAGCCTTCCCCATCAAGAGCGAAACAGGCGACTGGGGTGGTAATTCAACATGGGCAGGTACTCTGAATCCCGTGGCTTTAACAACCGACGCTGCTTACTTTAAGATTCATGAGCGTGGACTTTTCGCAGACATAACTCTCACACAGGATTTGTCCAGCTGGGTTAAGGGCTTAGGTTTCTTCCTGAAGCTAGGCTATGATACCTACTCAACGCTTTACGAGAATCACAGCAAGGGCTACGTCTATGGAAGCTATCCCGTGACTGGCTGGAATGCTGGCGAGCCCGTATTGGGCGACTACTTCACAGGTGGTGAACGTACCGAAATGGCTCAGGTTGCTGCTACCCGTGCTTTTGCTCGCCGTCTGACTGCTGCCGGCGGTGTCAATTTCGACCGCACTTTCGACGACCACTATGTATATAGCCAGCTGAAGTGGGACTACGACTATCAGCACCTGAATGGTAATAACAACATTATCTACCGTCAGAACTATTCTTGGTGGTCGCACTATGCCTACAAACAGAAGTATATCGCTGAGTTGGCTTTATCCTATAGTGGTTCAAGCCGCCTGGCTCCAAACACTAAGTGGGCTTTTGCCCCTACCCTCTCTGCAGCATGGGTCATCTCAAAGGAGAACTTCATGAAAGACATCAAGTGGATTGATTTCCTGAAGCTGCGAGCCTCTATCGGCAAACTGAATGCCGACTACCTCCCTGGTGACAACATCTGGACCTACTACACGCAGAGCTATTCTATCAGCGGTGCATCTGCCTACTATTTCGTAGATGCAACAGCCGCACAAGATCTTTATGGTACCACAACACTCGGCACCATGGCTACAGTCAACCCCAGCCACGAGAAGGCCACCAAGTTCAATGTTGGCTTCGATGCTACGCTCTTCAAGGGTCTGAACGTGGAGTTTGACTACTTCTTCAATCATCGTTACGACATCTGGTGCTCTGGTGCCGGTGCCTACACAGCCTTGATTGGTTTCGGTACTCCCTACGTCAACCAGGGTGTTGTCAACCAGCACGGTTTCGATGCATCTATCGACTATACCCACCAGTTTGGAGACGTCACACTCAACATCGGTGGCAACATGACACTGGCAAAGAGCAAGATTAAGGATATGGCAGAAGAGCTACGTGCTTACGACAACCTTGTTCAGACTGGCAATCCTCTCAACTCTATCTACGGACTTGTTTCTGAGGGCATCTTCACCAGTCAGGAAGAGATTGATGCTGCTCCCCGTCAGACGTTCACCACCGTACGTCCTGGTGATATCCGCTACAAAGATGTTAATGGCGACAATGTGATTGATGCCAACGATAAGGTTCGTATGGGCTACAGCGTTACCGCACCAGAGTTGTACTATAGCTTCCATCTCGGAGCTGAATACAAGAACTTCGGCCTTGACATGATGTTCCAGGGCGTAGGTCGCTTCTCTGCCATGCTCAACACAACTGGTTACTACTGGGGACTTGTTGGCAACAGCAGCCTTGCCCAGCAGGTTTACGACAACCGCTGGAGCCAGGAGAACAACAATGCCAATGCCAAATATCCTCGCTTGAGTTCTGAAAGCAATGCCAACAACTATCAGACCAGTGATTTCTGGCTGCGCGACCGTTCTTATCTGAAGCTGCGCAACATTGAGTTCTACTACAACGTACCCAAGCAGTTGCTGGCCAAGACCAAGTACATTAATGGTGCCAAGGTATATCTGCGTGGTGTTGACCTCTTCACTTTCGATCATCTCGATGAGGTCGATGCTGCTGCCTACAGCGCAACAACACCTCTTACACGCAGTGTAGCTTTCGGTGTTTCTGTTACTCTTTAA